The genomic stretch TGTGGACGATACTCCTTATGGTGGTGGTGCCGGTATGGTGATGAAACCGGAGCCGTGGGGGCAAGCCTTGGATTGGTTGCTGAACGATTTGGGTAGCCCTGAAGAAAAACCTACGCTGATCATCCCTAGCCCCGCAGGTGAAGTGTTTAATCAAGAAATCGCTGAGCAGCTGTCAAAGAAGTCAACTTTAGCTTTTGCCTGTGGTCGCTATGAAGGCATCGACTCCAGAGTCAGCCAGTGGGCTGACCAACATTTTAATGTGCTTGAGCTATCTATTGGTGACTACGTCCTCAATGGTGGGGAAGTGGCAGCTCTAGCAGTAATCGAAGCTGTTGTGCGATTGATTCCTGGAATGGTTGGTAACCCAGAATCTTTAGTGGAAGAGTCGCACTCTAAAGCGGAAGACAGAATGTTGGAATATCCGGTCTACACCAAACCGGCGGTTTGGCGGGGGCTTGAAGTGCCTGAGGTGTTATTAAGTGGCCACCATGAAAAAATCGCTAAATGGCGTAACCAGCAGTCTCTTTCACTGACTAAAGAACGTCGTCCAGATTTGCTTAGCTAGTACTCTGGTTAGAGGCTGGTAGCTGCTGTGTTCACCGCTGGGGTGGTCAATTTTTTAATTGACAGTCTCACTACGGGCGCATGGGTGCGCACTCGATATCCGTTCTAGGCTATAGTGAATCTGTGGCCTCGACATTGATTACAAAGTCCGGGAGTACGACTCCCCATAAGGCAGCCACTTGCTCAACAGTAGCAAGAAAGATTCTTATGTCTTTGACTGGCCTTTGCCTTATCCTGTTTCTATTGATGCACGTCTTCGGAAATCTGAAGCTGCTGGTGCCTGACAGCGGAGCTGAGTTCGATGAATACTCGCACGCGTTGCGCACTTTCTTGTATCCGATTTTGCCTGAGAAGTTCTTCCTCTGGTGCTTCCGGTTGTTCCTGCTAGCTTGCGCGGTAATTCACATCCTATTTGCCGTCCAGCTAACCTTCCGCAACTTCACTGGTGGTAATCGGGTCAAATATCTTAAGACCCGCTATCTCGAGGGTAGCTTCGCAGCGCGCACTATGATCTGGTCGGGCATCATCATCTTCCTTGCCTTTATATTCCATCTTCTGCAGTTCACCACTCAGACGATTCGGATTAACTACCCGGCAGGCGAAATGAATATCGCCCCGCACCTGCGTGTTGTAAATGCTTTCCAGCAGCCGTGGATGGTGATTTTCTATGCCATCTTCGTTGGTCTGGTTTGCTTCCATATCTGGCACGGATTCTCCAGCGCCTTCACCACGCTTGGCCTTCGTTTGGGAGCAACTAGCTCCAAGGTTATTCATGCGTGCGCTTGGATCGTTGCGCTGGCGTTATTCGTTGGCTTCATGCTTACGCCAATCCTGATCGCGACTGGAGTGATTTTCTCATGACCGCTACTATTCCCGCTGGTGACGAGCAATTCTACGAGCTCGGCGAAGAAATCCACGACACTAAAGCCGATACCAGCTTGCCGATTGCTCAGGTTTGGAAAGATCGACAATTCCGTGCTGCGCTGGTCAACCCCGCCAACCGCCGCAAGATGACCATTATCGTTGTTGGTTCTGGTCTGGCTGGCGGTGCTGCCGCCGCCTCCCTTGGTGAAGCTGGTTATCACGTAAAGTGCTTCTGCTACCAAGACAGCCCACGGCGTGCTCACTCGATTGCTGCCCAAGGCGGTATTAACGCAGCTAAGAATTACAAGAACGACAACGACTCGATTTACCGGCTGTTCTACGACACGGTAAAAGGTGGCGACTACCGCGCCCGCGAGACTAACGTTCACCGCTTAGCTGAAGTATCAGCCAATATTATTGACCAATGCGTAGCTCAGGGCGTGCCATTCGCTCGTGACTACGGCGGCTTGCTTGATAACCGTTCTTTCGGCGGCGTTCAGGTGCAGCGTACTTTCTACGCTCGTGGCCAAACCGGCCAGCAGCTGTTGATTGGTGCCTATCAGGCGTTGGAGCGTCAGGTTGCTGAGGGAACTGTCGAAATGTTCTCGCGGCACGAGATGCTGGAGCTGATCGTTAAAGACGGACATGCTCGCGGCATTGTCGCTCGCGATATGGTAACCGGTGAAATGGACGCCTATACCGCTGATGCAGTGGTGCTAGCCACTGGCGGTTATGGCAACGTATTCTTCCTGTCCACCAATGCGATGGGGTGTAATGCAACGGCTGTTTGGCGGGCACACCGCAAGGGTGCCTACTTTGGCAACCCGTGCTATACCCAGATCCACCCGACTTGTATTCCGCAGCACGGCACTAACCAGTCAAAACTGACGTTGATGTCCGAGTCTCTGCGTAATGACGGTCGAATCTGGGTGCCAAAGAAGGCTGAGGATTGCGATAAGGATCCGCGTCAGATTCCTGAAGAAGATCGCGATTACTACTTAGAGCGCATCTACCCATCCTTCGGCAACTTGGTGCCGCGCGATATCGCATCCAGACAAGCAAAGAACGTTTGCGATGAAGGACGCGGTGTAGGTCCGGTCGTTCCAGAGATCGGTCCAGATGGTAAGGAACGCCAGGTTCGTCGCGGTGTCTACCTTGACTTCGCAGAAGCCATCGGGCGGATGGGACGTAAAGCAGTTGAGGCTAAATACGGCAACCTCTTTGATATGTACAAGCAGATCACTGCTGACGATCCGTACGAAGTGCCAATGCGTATCTATCCAGCAGTTCACTACACCATGGGCGGTCTGTGGGTTGACTACGATCTAGAGACTACAATTCCGGGTCTGTTCTGCAGTGGCGAAGCCAACTTCTCTGATCACGGAGCTAACCGACTGGGTGCCTCGGCTCTAATGCAAGGGCTATCCGATGGGTATTTCGTGCTGCCTAATACCATTAACGATTACTTAGCTAAGTGTCACGAAGGTACGTTGCCTGCCGACGATCCAGACGTTCAAGCAGCTTTGAAATCGGCTAAAGATCGCGTCACAAAGCTGATGGCTATTCAAGGTGATCGCACAGTTGATTCCATTCACAAGGAACTCGGTCACATCATGTGGGAATACTGCGGTATGGCGCGTAATGAGGCTGGTCTAAAGAAGGCGATCGGCATGATTCGCGCATTGCGTGAAGAGTTCTGGACCAACGTCAAGGTGACTGGTAAGGCGGACGATCTTAACCAGGCGCTTGAACGCGCTGGTCGACTAGCCGACTTCCTTGAACTGGGCGAGTTGATGTGTGTTGATGCACTACACCGCAGGGAGTCTTGCGGTGGCCACTTCCGTACTGAGCACCAGACTGAAGAAGGCGAGGCACTACGTCATGATGACGAATTCGCTTACGTGGCTGCCTGGGAATGGAAGGGGGCTGGCCAAAAGCCGGTCTTGCATAAAGAGCCGTTGATTTACAAGGCGATCGAGCTAAAGCAGAGGAGCTACAAGTGAGACTTCATCTAAAGGTTTGGCGACAGGCTCGGGGCGCATCTGACGGTCGCCTGGAGGACTATGACATCGACAATATCTCCGAAGACATGAGCTTTTTGGAGATGCTTGATCAGTTGAATGAGGAACTGACTGCCAAGGGCATAGAGCCGGTCGTCTTTGATTCTGACTGCCGCGAAGGTATTTGCGGCACTTGCGGCATGGTGATTAACGGTACTCCGCATGGTCGTGCCGCATCGCCAGTTCGCACCACCACCTGCCAGCTGCATATGCGTTCATTCAAAGATGGTGACACCATCACGATTGAGCCGTGGCGGGCTGGAGCCTTCCCGATTATCAAAGATTTAATCGTGGACCGTACAGCATTAGATCGCATTATTCAGGCTGGTGGTTTCATTTCCGTCAACACTGGTGCTGCCCCAGATGCGCACGCTAACGCAATCCCGAAGATCAAGGCCGACAAGGCTTTTGACAACGCTACATGCATTGGCTGTGGTGCTTGTGTGGCTGCCTGCCCGAACTCTTCGGCAATGCTGTTCACCTCGGCTAAAGTCACTCACCTGGCTAATCTGCCTCAAGGCGAGCCGGAGCGTTTCCTGCGCGTTAAGGGAATGGTTGGCCAGCATGATGCGGAAGGTTTCGGATCGTGCTCTAATATCGGCGAATGCGCTGCGGTTTGCCCGAAGGGTATCCCGCTAGAGTCGATTGGTCAGCTAAACCGTGACCTTTGGCATTCCTTGTTCAAAGCTGACGGTAAGTAAACCTGATCTAATTCGCTGCGGGGTGTCGGTTGGCGCCCCGCAGCATTTTTTCGGTTTACCCGAATTTTGGCGCTGAGAGTAAAGTGTGCGAAAATATTTCTTCGGGTAAAGGCTTGACCCTGCCACAGGGGGAAAGTCAAGCCCACGCCCGCCAATAAACCACTACCGCGAGGTGACCTGTGGCACCCACGAGGATTACAACATGAAGACCAAGCTGATTCGTGAGCTCGACGAAGCTCAGATGAAGTCCGACCTGCCTGAGTTCCGCGCCGGTGATTCGGTTCGCGTACACGTTAAGGTCGTTGAAGGTAGTAAATCTCGTATCCAGGTTTTTGCTGGCGTTGTTATCGCCAAATCTGGCTCTGGTTTGCAAGAGGCATTTACCGTCCGAAAGGTTTCTTACGGCACTGGTATTGAGCGTACCTTCCCGCTACATTCACCAATCATCGACAAGATTGAGGTTGAACGTCGCGGTCATGTGCGTCGCGCCAAGCTCTACTACTTGCGTGACCGCCATGGAAAGGCTGCCAAGATTAAAGAAAAGCGCTAATTTTAATAGCTTTCTAACGCGCCCGCCCCACAATATTTGGGGTGGGCGTTTTGTTTTTGGGAAATATGCCTTGGGTTGGTTGTTGGCTGAACGGCTAAACTGAATGAGTGGATATTCCTCAGCTTGGATTTGGTACCTATAAAATCCCTCCCGCTAACGCTTATCAAGCGGTACGTGACGCCTTAGAAGTTGGTTACCGACATATCGACACTGCGCAAATGTACGGTAATGAGGCTGAAGTCGGTCAGGCCATCGCCGATAGTGGTATTGACCGCGACGCCATCTTCATCACTACGAAGTTGAATAACCCGTACCATGAGCCAGACGCGGCGCGAGAAACATTTGCTAAGAGTCTAGAGAAACTGCAATTAGATGAGGTTGATCTATTTCTGATTCACTGGCCAATGGCCAAAACCACTGATTATGTGGCTACCTGGCGCACCCTACTTGAGTTCGCCGCCGATGGTCGTGCCAGGGCAGTAGGGGTGTCTAACTTCGAGCCTAAACACTTAAACCGCATTATTGATGCTACTGGCGTTGTGCCAGCCGTAAATCAAATTGAACTCCACCCCTATCTCCAACAACGTGAACTAGTTGCCGTCAATCAGCAGTTAGGCATAGTCACCGAATCGTGGTCGCCTTTGGCGCGTGGCAAAATCATCACGGATCCACTGATTAGAAGTATCGGCGACGAAATCTCTCGAACGCCCGCTCAAGTAGTGATTCGTTGGCACTTGCAGCATGGCTACGTGGTTTTCCCGAAATCGCTGCATCGCGAACGGATGGTCGAAAACTTCAATGTATTCGATTTTGAATTAAGTCCAGAGCAAATGGAAAGAATTGATTCTTTGGAGTGCAATGGACGTGTTGGCTCTCACCCTGATCAGATGGAACTGTCCTGACAATCTCTCTTAGTAATTTCAAGTAATTTAGGTAG from Vaginimicrobium propionicum encodes the following:
- a CDS encoding succinate dehydrogenase/fumarate reductase iron-sulfur subunit — translated: MRLHLKVWRQARGASDGRLEDYDIDNISEDMSFLEMLDQLNEELTAKGIEPVVFDSDCREGICGTCGMVINGTPHGRAASPVRTTTCQLHMRSFKDGDTITIEPWRAGAFPIIKDLIVDRTALDRIIQAGGFISVNTGAAPDAHANAIPKIKADKAFDNATCIGCGACVAACPNSSAMLFTSAKVTHLANLPQGEPERFLRVKGMVGQHDAEGFGSCSNIGECAAVCPKGIPLESIGQLNRDLWHSLFKADGK
- a CDS encoding succinate dehydrogenase cytochrome b subunit, yielding MGAHSISVLGYSESVASTLITKSGSTTPHKAATCSTVARKILMSLTGLCLILFLLMHVFGNLKLLVPDSGAEFDEYSHALRTFLYPILPEKFFLWCFRLFLLACAVIHILFAVQLTFRNFTGGNRVKYLKTRYLEGSFAARTMIWSGIIIFLAFIFHLLQFTTQTIRINYPAGEMNIAPHLRVVNAFQQPWMVIFYAIFVGLVCFHIWHGFSSAFTTLGLRLGATSSKVIHACAWIVALALFVGFMLTPILIATGVIFS
- a CDS encoding aldo/keto reductase codes for the protein MDIPQLGFGTYKIPPANAYQAVRDALEVGYRHIDTAQMYGNEAEVGQAIADSGIDRDAIFITTKLNNPYHEPDAARETFAKSLEKLQLDEVDLFLIHWPMAKTTDYVATWRTLLEFAADGRARAVGVSNFEPKHLNRIIDATGVVPAVNQIELHPYLQQRELVAVNQQLGIVTESWSPLARGKIITDPLIRSIGDEISRTPAQVVIRWHLQHGYVVFPKSLHRERMVENFNVFDFELSPEQMERIDSLECNGRVGSHPDQMELS
- the trmD gene encoding tRNA (guanosine(37)-N1)-methyltransferase TrmD, producing the protein MRIDVISIFPQYFAVLDLSLIGKAKQSGLLDIKAHDLRDWTYDRHRSVDDTPYGGGAGMVMKPEPWGQALDWLLNDLGSPEEKPTLIIPSPAGEVFNQEIAEQLSKKSTLAFACGRYEGIDSRVSQWADQHFNVLELSIGDYVLNGGEVAALAVIEAVVRLIPGMVGNPESLVEESHSKAEDRMLEYPVYTKPAVWRGLEVPEVLLSGHHEKIAKWRNQQSLSLTKERRPDLLS
- the rplS gene encoding 50S ribosomal protein L19 gives rise to the protein MKTKLIRELDEAQMKSDLPEFRAGDSVRVHVKVVEGSKSRIQVFAGVVIAKSGSGLQEAFTVRKVSYGTGIERTFPLHSPIIDKIEVERRGHVRRAKLYYLRDRHGKAAKIKEKR
- a CDS encoding fumarate reductase/succinate dehydrogenase flavoprotein subunit; this translates as MTATIPAGDEQFYELGEEIHDTKADTSLPIAQVWKDRQFRAALVNPANRRKMTIIVVGSGLAGGAAAASLGEAGYHVKCFCYQDSPRRAHSIAAQGGINAAKNYKNDNDSIYRLFYDTVKGGDYRARETNVHRLAEVSANIIDQCVAQGVPFARDYGGLLDNRSFGGVQVQRTFYARGQTGQQLLIGAYQALERQVAEGTVEMFSRHEMLELIVKDGHARGIVARDMVTGEMDAYTADAVVLATGGYGNVFFLSTNAMGCNATAVWRAHRKGAYFGNPCYTQIHPTCIPQHGTNQSKLTLMSESLRNDGRIWVPKKAEDCDKDPRQIPEEDRDYYLERIYPSFGNLVPRDIASRQAKNVCDEGRGVGPVVPEIGPDGKERQVRRGVYLDFAEAIGRMGRKAVEAKYGNLFDMYKQITADDPYEVPMRIYPAVHYTMGGLWVDYDLETTIPGLFCSGEANFSDHGANRLGASALMQGLSDGYFVLPNTINDYLAKCHEGTLPADDPDVQAALKSAKDRVTKLMAIQGDRTVDSIHKELGHIMWEYCGMARNEAGLKKAIGMIRALREEFWTNVKVTGKADDLNQALERAGRLADFLELGELMCVDALHRRESCGGHFRTEHQTEEGEALRHDDEFAYVAAWEWKGAGQKPVLHKEPLIYKAIELKQRSYK